In the genome of Campylobacter helveticus, the window TGGCAAGAAATTAAAGTGCATAATTTAGCCCCAAATACCCTCATTTTGCCTCTTGCGGTGTGGGATTATAGTTTAGAATACGCAAATTTTTTACACTTTTTACAAGAACTTAAAGAGGCACAAATTTCTATTTTAAATCCCCACCACATCTTAAAAATGAACGCGGATAAAAGCTATCTTAAAGTCTTAGAAAAAGCAAATTTACCTATTATTCCTAGTGTGATTTTTAGACAAAATGAGGATTTTAATTTAAGCCAAATTTCTTTTAAAAAAGCCGTCATTAAGCCTTTAGTTGGGCAAAGTGGTAAGGGGGTGCGATTTTTAGAGCAAAAAAGACCTAGCAAAGAAGAATTCCCGCACGGTGCACTCATTCAGCCCTTTATAGAAAGTGTGGAGGAGCTTGGGGAGTTTTGCTTTATATTTTTTGGTGGCAAATTTCATTACGCTATCTACAGACAAACGCAAAAAAACTGGAGAGCAAATTCAAATTATGGTGTGAAAATAGCCCCTCTCATAAACCCAAACAAATCCCACATTAACCTAGCCACAAAAGCTTTAAAAGCACTTAAAGCTTCAAATTTACTTTATGCTAGAGTGGATTTACTTCCGCAAAAAAATGGTAATGCCCTTATCAACGAAGTCGAACTGATAGAGCCTAGTTTGTATTTTGATTTCCACGAAAATGCTCTGGATAAATTTATAAAAAATTTACTTTATTTTTATCAAAAAACTAATTGTTAGTCTATTTTTGTTAGAATTAGGCTTTTTAAAATAAAATGAGGTAAGTAATGATACAGGCAGAAAAAATTTGGCTTGACGGAAAATTAGTTGATTTTAAGGATGCGACCTTACACTTCCTAACCCACTCTTTACACTATGGGAATGCTGTATTTGAAGGAACAAGGGCGTATAAAACGCAAAATGGCTTGGCGATTTTTAGACTAGAAGAGCATACGAAAAGATTGCTTGAAAGTGCAAAAATTACGCTTTTAAATTGTCCATTTTCTCAAAAAGAACTTGAAAATGCCCAAATTGAACTCTTAAAAGCAAATGCTTTTAAAGAAAACACTTACATACGCCCTTTAATTTTCTTAGGTGATGGGGTAATGGGGCTTTACCATATGAAAGCGCCTGTAAGAGTGGGGATAGCCGCTTGGGAATGGGGAGCTTACCTTGGAGAAGAGGGGCTTGAAAAAGGGATTAAAGTAAAAATTTCTTCTTTTGCTAGAAATAGTGTTAAATCTTGTATGGGTAAGGCTAAGGCAAGTGCAAATTATCTTAACTCTCAAATCGCAAAATTTGAAGCTATAGAAGCGGGCTATGAAGAGGCTTTAATGCTTGATGAAGAAGGTTTTGTGGCTGAGGGGACTGGAGAATGCTTTTTCATCGTTAAAAACGGCGTTATCATCACACCTCCAAATGATTTTTCGCTCAAAAGCATAACGCAAGACACAGTGCTTAAAATCGCCCACGATTTAGGGATTGATGTGCTTAGACAAAGAATTTCACGCGATGAGGTTTATACAGCAGATGAGGCGTTTTTCACAGGCACAGCCGCAGAAATCACACCTATTAACAACATTGACGCAAGGATAATAGGCGATGGCTTACGAGGAAAACTAACTCGAAAAATTCAAGATGCCTATTTTGACATAGTTTATGGGCGTAATGAAAAATACGCTTCAATGCTAACTTATATTTAATAAGGAAAACAATGCCAGCAGATTTAAATGATTATTTTAATAAGAAAAATGGAAATTCAAACGGCGGAAACAATCATCGCCAAAATTTTAATTTCAAAGCTCCAGAATTTAATTTTAAAGGCTTTGGTAAATTTACCCCACTCATTTATACACTTATTGTTATTGTGTTAATTTTGATTGTAGCAAAACCTTTTGTCATCATAAATTCCGGCGAAATGGGCATTAAAGCCCGCACTGGTCAATATGATCCCAATCCCCTTGAGCCCGGACTTCATTTTTTCCTCCCTTTTATTGATAAAGTTATTGTGGTCGATACTAGAGTGAGGCAAATCAACTACGCTTCACTTGAGGGAACAAATGAAAATTTAGGCATCGGCACGGGCGTGATTAATAAAAATAGCATTTCTGTGCTTGACTCGCGTGGTTTGCCTGTGTCTATTGATGTAACGGTACAATATCAATTAAATCCTATTCAAGTGCCTCAAACCATAGCTGTTTGGAGCTTAAACTGGGAAAACAAAATCATCGACCCTGTTGTGCGTGATGTTGTGCGAAGTGTCGTAGGACGCTACACGGCTGAAGAATTACCAACCAATCGTAACGCCATAGCCACGCAAATCGAAGAGGGCATAAGAAAAACCATCATAGCCCAGCCAAATGAACCTGTCGAGCTTAGAGCTGTGCAACTTAGAGAAATCATACTCCCAGCCAAAGTTAAGGAGCAAATTGAACGCGTGCAAATCGCCAAGCAAGAAGCCGAAAGAACAAAATACGAAGTCGAAAGAGCTAACCAAGAAGCCCTTAAAAAGGCTGCACTAGCAGAGGGTGAAGCAAATGCAACTATCATTAGTGCCAAAGGTAAGGCAACAGCTGTTAAGATAGAAGCGGACGCACAAGCTTATTCTAATAAAGAAATCGCTCAAAGCCTTAACACGCCTTTACTTAACTTAAAACAAATCGAAACGCAAAAGGCTTTCAATGAAGCCCTAAAGGTCAATCAAGACGCAAAAATTTTCCTAACGCCTGGTGGTGCAGTGCCTAATATCTGGGTCGATACTAAGGATGCTAAAAAGCAAACTGCAGTTAGCCCAAACTAGGAAAATTAAGTGGAAAACATAAAAGAATGGATTCTTTTTTATACTAGCCATTTTTATTTAGCAGATTTTATGCTAATTTTGCTAGTATTTTTGTTTTTCACTTGCATTTTATTTTTATGTATTTTTCTAAGCCATAAACCCATCATAGCCCTGTTTATCATAGCTTTAGACATTATTGCTTCATTTTTGATTTATATTTATGGTTATCGCTTTATCGATTTTGAATTAAGAAGTAGAATTACAACCATACAAAATCAAAGAATCATACAAAGCTCAGGTGCTTTTATAGTCGATTTTAACATCACAAACACCTCTAAATTTAATTTTAAAGACTGTAAAGTTACTGCCAAGCTTTATCAAAATCCAAACGAAAATGACAATTTCATTTCAAGCTTTAAAAAACAATTTATTGCCTTTAGACAAAAAAGCAAAAGTTTTAATAATTTAGAAAAAGGTAGCACCCAGTTTCAAAGAATAGCCTTTGACAATTTTGACAAAGAAGGCAATTATACCCTTCGTTTAAGTTCGGAGTGTTTTTAATGCAATTTACTTTTTTTCATATCCTCGCTTTTGTGCTTTTATTGCTTTGTTTTGCACTTATTTGCGTTTTAATTTTCTTAAAATTTAAACAAAAAGAACTTGCTCTCATCCTTTATAGTATTAATACAATATTTATGGCGATTTTAATTTATTCTGTTTTGACGACTATTAGCGAATTTACCACCCAAGCTTCACTTTCTAAACTTACTTACACTAGGGATTTAAGGCACGAAAGTCTCATCGTAAGCGGTAGGGTGCAAAACCTCACAAAATACGACATTAGAAAATGCTATCTTCATTTAAGCATTACTAACAAAAAAGAAGTAGGCGGTGAAGTGTTTGCGAGTGAAAATCTCAAAAATGCTACAATGAAAAATACAAGTGCTTCCTATACCATAGAAATAGCCAATAAACTCCCGGGTAACACCTATAAAGAATTCAGTGCCAAAGTCCCCTTTCCACCGAGCTTTGATAATGCTGAATTTTACTATACCCTAAAATGTATCTAGCGTGAAAATCTTAAATTTTTTCTATGAAAATCATCCTAAATTTGAAGCAAATTATGAAAGAAAGCTAAAGCTTTATCCAGCTAATCTTCTTTTAAAAGGTGCAAAAAATAGCGGAAAAAAAAGTCTTGTTTTAAATTTTTTATCCTCTTTTAAAAGTGAAGAAGTGCTTTTTATCGACCTTGAAGATGTGCGTTTTGAAAGAAAAAGTTTAGAAAATTTAGCCCCATTTTTAAAGCAAAATTCACAAATTCAAATCCTCTGCCTTTACAATGCAAATGATACAAACCTAAACTTTGAAAGCCCAATCAATACTATCGTTTGCACAAATAATAATGCGTTAAACTTGAAAGGATTTAAAGAACTTTATTTGGATTTTTGTGATTTTGAGGAATTTATTAGTATTAGCAAAAAAAATCTTCCTATACAACAACTCTTAGGACTTTTCTTGCAAAACGGACAAAAAGAAGAAAATAAAATCATAAAAGAAGATTACACGCCTTTGGAGCTTGAAATTCTAAAATATCTCGCCCTAAATTTAGGGAAAGAAATCAGCATCAACCAACTCTTTCTTTTTCTTAAAGAAAAAATTAAAACCTCAAAAGATAGCGTTTATAAAAGCATAAAAGAACTAGAAAATCGCTTCATCATCACGATTTTGACGCACGGAGAAAAAAGGCTTTTTAAAATTTATTTTAAAGATTTTAGCCTCAAAAATGCCCTTTGCATACAAAAAAATTTCAATGCCCTCTTTGAAAATATGCTTTTATGTGAGCTTTTTAAATGCAAAGAAAAGCTTTTTTATAATAAATTTTTCCACTTCTACACGGCAAATCACGCCTACATCTCAAGTCCCACTTTAGATATAGATTTAATCAAATTAAGAGCGAAAAAAATTCTACCAAAAGCACTTGAACTTGGAATTTTTCACATCGTTTTCATCACACTTTCAAGCGAAGAATCTTTTTTCGAGCAAGGCGTAAAATTTGAAATTTTACCATTTGACAAGTGGGCTTTGAGCTTTTAAATCATACTTTATAAGCTCGTATTTTTGTATCACTTGACTTATCATTTTAACATAACGCCCCCCAAGCTCAGAGTAAGAATGAAGGCTTAAAGCAGCCTCAAGTCCGTTAAATTCCTTGCCTTTCTTGGCATATTCGTAGCGTTTTTGGCGAAAATTCTCATAAGCAAAATGACGATTTAAATTAAGCAAATAAGAATCCACGCTTTCTTCTAAACTATCAAAAATGCGAATTTTATGCTTAGAATTTGGCGCTCTATTTTCAGGCACTATGCCCTCCTCCCCCCAAGTCCATTCTCCAAAAAGATTATTTGCCTCTCTTGCAAAACGACTTGTTGCAGTTGCACTTTCGATTAAAGCTTGTGCCATCGCTAAAGACTTAGGCAAAAGACGGATTTTTTTATCATACTCTTCCCAAGAAAAAAGATTTTTCACGCGGTATTTTTCCCTTAGTTGCGCGAGCTTTGTCAAACCTTCGCTTTCCCTAAAACCTTGTTTTGCTCCATTTTCTAAAAAAGTTTTTACAAAAGCTCTTTCCTGTGCTATCTTGGCAAAAGATTTATCTAAAAGCGAGTCCATTTTTGTGAAAAAAACCGCCCTTCTTTCTTCATTTGAAAGCTCATAATAGCTCTCATCAAAACCCGCAAAGCTAACAATACAAAAAAAACTAAGAAAAATAATAATTTGCTTCAAAACAACACTTCACCTTACCCTTAAAATAAATTTTTTCATCTTTTAACCTAAAACTAAGCTCCTCCCCACTTTTTGGCACCACCTTAACCTTATCTTTCATCTTTTTTTGTAAATATGCTAGATAAAAACTTGCCGCCATTCCCGTTCCACAAGCTAAGGTTTCATCTTCCACGCCCCGCTCAAAAGTTCGCACTTTTAACAATTTTTCATTTACAATTTGCGCGAAATTCACATTAGCATTGTATTTTTTCCTTAAAATTTGGCAGGTTTTTCTGTCAAATTCCTCTACATTTTTACAAAAATGCACCAAATGAGGCACTCCTGTATCGCAGTATTGCCACATTTTGCCCTCAAATTCAAAAGGCTCTTTGACATCTTTAACCTCGCTTAAAGCAACCTCAACGCCATTTTTCTTAATACTCGCCTCAATCACCCCCACCTCACTTAAAAAGCTCATCTTAGGATTGACACCATTGACATAATATGCAAAATGAGCAGCAGCTCTTGAGCCATTACCACACATCGCGGCTCTCGAGCCGTCTTTGTTGTAAAATTCCCATTCAAAATCATATTTTTCGTGTGGTAAAATCACTATCATACCATCAGCCCCCACGCCCTCATAGCGGTTACATAAAATTCGAGCTAGTTCGCTTCGATTTGCCCTTTTGCCTGCATTAAAAATTACAAAATCATTTCCACTCGCACAATATTTAAAAAACTTCATCTTTGTTCCTTTCTAGACTTTTGATGAATTTAACACAATTTTGCCTAAATTCTTCATAAGAGCCGATATTTTCTATAATAAAATCCGCCATTTCACGCTTTTTTTCTATATCCATTTGTGCTTCGATTCTTTTTAATGCCTCATCATCGTTTAAATTATCTCTTCGTTTTAATCTTTCTAAGCTTAAATCCTTTGGGGCATAAATAAGAATGCTTTTTCCCAAATTTTTATAAAACCCACTTTCAAAAAAAAGTGGAATTTCCACAAAAAAAATCTTTCCCTTTTCTTCTAAAATTTGCATTTTTTTTAAAAGCTCTTTACGAATTTTTGGGTGCATAAAACTTTCTAATTTCGCCTTAGCATTTTTGTCATTAAATACTAAATTTGCAAGAGCTTTTTTATCTAGCTTGCCATTTTCATCTAGCTTTAAAGAAAAAATTTGTGCTAAAGCTTTAGCATTTTTTTGTGTGATTTCATTAGAAATAATGTCCGCACTAAGACTTTCAAAACCCATATCATTCATTATTTTCAAAAAAGAACTTTTCCCACAAGCAATACTAGCACTCACAAAATAAGCATTTTTCATTTTATACCTTATCGCAACTTTTTTTCATTAAAATATCCTTTAAATTCTTAAAGGCAAATAAATGATTTCATACGAAGATGCTGGAGTAAGTATAGATAATGGCAACGCCTTTGTAGAGGCTATCAAACCCCTTGTGAATGAAACTTTTAATAAAAATGTTATCGGGGGCATAGGTTCTTTTGCTGGGGCTTTTAGATTGCCAAGCGGCTATGAAAAGCCTGTGATTTTAGGAGCGACTGATGGGGTTGGCACTAAACTTCGTCTAGCCATCGATGCAAAACGCTACGATACCATAGGGCAGGATTTAGTGGCGATGTGCGTAAATGATTTGATTTGTAATTTTGCTACGCCTTTATTTTTTCTTGATTATTACGCTACGGCAAAACTTGAAGTAGAGGTCGCAAAAGCTGTGGTTGAGGGCATAGCTAAGGGTTGTAAGATGGCAAATTGTGCTTTAATAGGCGGTGAAACGGCTGAAATGCCCGGAATGTATGCTAAAGATGATTTTGACTTAGCTGGTTTTGCGGTAGGTATAGCTGAAGAATATGAGCTTGAACGCGCATCTTATGTAAAAAATGGGGATTTGCTCTTAGCACTTCCTAGCTCGGGGCTTCATTCTAACGGCTATTCTTTGGCAAGAAAAGTGCTTTTTGAAAGCCTTAAAATGGAGTTTAACGATAAAATTGACGGAAAAAATTTAATCGACATCTTACTTGAGCCTACACGCATTTATGTGAAAGATTTTTTAAATTTAAAGCCTTATATTAATGCTTTAGCACATATCACGGGTGGGGGCTTAGTCGAAAATTTACCGCGTGTTTTACCGCGTGGTATGGGTGCTGTGATAAGAAAGCATCATTTAAAAACTCCAGAAATTTTCTACCGCATAGGCGAAAAAGTCGAAGAAAGTGAGATGTATAGAAGCTTTAATATGGGCGTTGGCTTGGTGCTTGTGGTTAGCCCTCAAAATGCCTCTAAGGTGCTTGAAAGCTCAGATGCCTTTATCATAGGGGAAATTGTGATAAATGAAGGGGTCGTTTTAGAGTGAGACGCATCGTTTTTCATCAAAACGGCTTTGGCGATTTACTCGTATGCTTTAAGGCTCTTTATGCCATAAAATGCCTTTATCCAAAGGATAAACTCATCTTAGCACAAAAGGGCTTTAGCGATGAAAACTTTCTTCAAAATATCCCTTTCATTGATGAAATTTATACTGGGGGGGGGGGGGTAAGGATTTTGAAAATTTAAAAAGCGATATTTTTATCACCAATATAAGAAATTCACATTTTTTCAAAACACTGCACAAATTTCAATTTAAACGCATTATCGCCCAGCCTCATCTTCTTAGTCTTTTATATCATTTTGACACACCTCTGCCTTACCGAAGGACTAAACTTCATATGAGCGAAATTGCTCTAAAACTCGTAAGAGCCATAGATAAAAAGCATTATGATATGAATTTTTCTAAGATTAATTTTAAAGAAGTGAAAAATTTACTTCCCAGTGATGATACTTTAAGCGAAAAATTCTTTAATCAAAATAAGCAATTTTCCAAAATCATCGCCGTTAATGTTTTTGGAAATCAAACTGAAAATATAGGCTTTAACCCCCTACCAAGAACTTGGCTAAATTTAAGCGAAGATTTAGCCAAGCAATATCCTGAAATTTTGTTTGTTTTGGTCAATTTCACGCATAATACCTTACAATTTAACCTTAGAGAACAAGCTAATTTAAAAGTTTTCATCAATAACAACTCCATAGCCTCCCTTGTAGCTTTTTGTAAAAAGCTTGATGGACTTATCTCTGTGGATACTGGCATAGTGCATCTTTGCGATATTTTACAAATTCCAAGCCTCATTTTTATCCCAAAACATACTTTTTATAGGTTTAGTGGTGGAAGTTACGGCGGAATGTGCGATAAATTTAGTCAAGAAAATGGCTATCAAAAAAACTATGCTAAGATTATGCAAAACTTTTATAAAAAAGCAAATCACTTTACCACAAGGATCAAAAATGAAAATGCTATCTAAAATGGCACTAGTTGCTATTATTTCACTTACGGGGGTTAGTGCTATGGACTGCACGGCTATTTATGGAGAGGGAAAAGAGCAAATCAAACTCGCCACTGGAAGTCCGGGTGAGCTTGGACTTTTAGAAGAACTTGCCAAAGCTTTCAATGCTAAAAATAACAGCTCACTTTGCTGGATAAAAGCAGGAAGCGGGGCAACTCTAAAACTCCTAAAAGAAAAGCAAATCGACATCGCTATGGTGCATGCACCAAAAGCAGAAAAAGAAGCCATAAAAGAGGGCTGGGCGGCTAATAGAACCCTCATAGGCTCAAATGAATTTTATATCCTAGGTCCAAAAGACGACCCAGCTAACATTAAAAACGCAAAAAGTGCTAAAGAAGCTTATAGCAAAATCGCACAAAAACAAGCACTTTTTTACACTAGAGCGGATAATTCAGGCACGCATAAGAAAGAATTAAGCATTTGGGAAAGTGCAAACATCAAGCCTAATGGAAAATGGTATGTTAAAAATCAAGACTTTATGTTAGCCACACTTAAAAAAGCAGATAGCACCAAGGGATATTTTATGAGTGATTCTAGCACTTATAAACTCGCAAAAAATGAGCTAAAAAATTTAGAAATTCTTTACTCTAACGATAAAGTTTTAATTAACACCTATGTCGCTATGACAACGGAAAAACCCTCAAAACTAGCCCTTGAATTTGTAAAATTCTTAAGTTCAAAAGAGGGACAAGACATCATTACAAACTATGGAAAAGAAAAATATAAAGAAAATTTGTATGAAAATGCCACTTACGCAAAGCAGTATTTTGAGTAAAAGGAGCTTTTGCTCCTACTTATATCTAAAAGTGATACGCCCTTTATCAAGACTATAAGGAGTCAACTCGACCTTAACCCTATCCCCCGGCATAATGCGGATATAGTGCATACGCATCTTACCTGCTATGTGGCATAAAATTATATGTTTATTATCAAGTTCGACTTTAAAATTTGCATTAGGTAAAGCTTCAATTACATTTCCATCAATTTCTATGACATCATCTTTTGCCAAAATTTATCCTTTATAAGTCAATTTAAAGCCGTCATTTTAACAAAAAAAAGGTTTTTTTACAAGAAAAAAAATGCGTAAAAATATCGCTTTTTTTGAAAGCCTATTAAAATATTAAGCAAAAATTTGCTAAAATTGCCTTTTTGATTTTAAGAATTAGCCCCTTAAGGAATATAGATGAAAGATTTATTTTTATTTAGCTCTTTAATCGACCCAAGTCATACTTTTTCATACTTTTTTCACCTAGCCTTAGTCGCTTTAATTGCCATCATTATCGCTAAAATTTCCACGCGTTCAATGCAGCTTGTTCCAAGAGGGATGCAAAATTTAAGCGAGGCGTTTTTAGAGGGCGTTTTATCTATGGGAAATGATACTATGGGCAATGAAAAGTCCGCTAGAAAATACCTCCCCCTCGTGGCGACTTTGGGCATTGTTGTATTTTTTAGTAATATTATAGGCATTATCCCGGGCTTTCACGCCCCAAGTGCAAGTTTAAATTTAACGCTTTCTTTGGCGCTTATCGTGTTTGTTTATTATCATTTTGAGGGCATTAGAACGCAGGGCGTGGTAAAATACTTCGCTCACTTTATGGGACCTGTGAAAATTTTAGCCCCCTTAATGTTTCCTATCGAAATCGTCTCGCACATTTCACGCGTGATTTCTCTATCGTTTCGTTTATTTGGTAATATTAAAGGCGATGATTTATTTTTAGCTGTGATTTTAGCCCTTGTGCCTTATATAGCTCCACTTCCTGCCTATGTGCTTTTAAGTTTTATGGCATTTTTACAAGCTTTCATTTTTATGATTTTAACTTATGTTTATTTAGCAGGGGCGACCATCGTAGATGAGGGGCATTAAGAGCCTCTCACGCTACTTGGGATATTTAAAAGAGTTTTTTCCAAAATTTTAGTATTTTTCAAGCTATCCTTTTGACAATCTTTATACATTTTTAAACTTGCCAAGCTTTTCCACACAGGACGCACGAAAATTTGATTTTCAAGGCAAGTTTTTATAAATTCTTTTCTCACACTTGCCTTTTTAAATTTTAAAGCACAAAGCCAAAAATTACTTTTTTCATTTTCACCCTCATCGATAAATTGACAAAATGTGCTATTTTGAAAAAATTCTTTATAAATTTTAGCGGTATTTCTTTTATCCTCTAAAAACGCATTAAGTTTTTTCATTTGTGCTACAAGTAAAGCGGCATTGATATTACACAGCCTATAATTAAAACCAAGCATATCGTGCTTATAATGATAAGGGTGTGGGATTTTAGCCGTTGTGCTTAAGTGTCTTGCCTTTTTAGCGATTTTTTCATCATCGCTTAAAATCACGCCACCACAGCCTCCTGTGATGATTTTATTGCCATTAAAGCTATAAATTCCACACTTGCCAAAAGTGCCTAAGGCTTTATTTTTATAAAAGCTTCCAAGTGCCTCTGCGGCGTCTTCGATTAAAATGATATGATATTTTTCGCAAAGCTCTTTAAGCTCTAAAATTTCAGCACTTAAGCCAAAAGTATGCATCACCACCAAAGCTTTTATATGCTTTTTCGTGTGCTTGTTAAAGCATTTTCCATTTTTCACAAAGGCATTTTTTGCTAAAAATTCTCTTACAGCCTCCTCGCTTAAACTAAGCGTTTTAAGACTCACATCTAAAAAAATGGGCTTTGCACCCGTGTAAAAAATAGCATTTGCAGTCGCTACAAAGCTTAAAGCCTGCGTGATGACCTCGCATTTTTTATCCACACCATTTGCCAAAAGTGCGATGTGAAGCGCTGAAGTGCCGCAATTTGTCGCTACGGCATATTTTGCTTTGCTAAATTTTTTGATTTGCTCCTCAAATTCGCTCACAAATTTCCCCACACTTGAGACAAACCCACTTTCTATACATTCATTTAAAAGCGTCTTTTCTTCTACCCCAAGGCAAGGCTCGTGAAGGGCGATTTGCTCTTTTTTGTAAAGGTTTTTAATAAAGGCAATTTCTTTTTCAAACATTATAAATCCCCGTTTTATAAGCGTTTAAATTCGCCTTAATATAAGCTATGGTTTGCCCTAATCCCTCTTCTAAAGAAACCCTACTTTGCCACGCACTCACGCTTTTTAACTTAGAGCTATCGCATAGCAGTCTCATCACTTCGCTATTTTTAGGGCGTAGTCTTTTTTCATCTTGGGTGATTTTAAGCTCCACACCACAAAGCTTACAAATCAGCTCTAAAACCTCGCTCATAGCATACTCAATCCCACTGCCTATATTATAAACCTCGCCAAATTCGCCATTTGTAAGTAAAGTCGCAAAGCCCTCACAAGTATCACGCACGAAATTTAAATCCCTCTTCGTGCTTAAATCCCCCACCTTAAGCTCTTTTGCCCCACTTAAAATTTGCACTATCATCGCAGGGATAAAAGCCCTAGCACTTTGACGCGGACCATAAGCATTAAAAGGACGCGCCACAATCACAGGGAAATTAAAGCTGTAAAAATAGCTAAGGGCTAACATATCTGCCCCTATCTTACTTGCAGAATAAGGACTTTGAGGCTGAAGCGGATGTTTTTCATCAATGGGCGTATAAAGCGCACTCCCATAAACCTCACTTGTTGAAGTATGGATAAAGCGTTTTACGCCGTGTCTTTTGGAGGCTTCAAGTAAATTTAAAGTGCCTTGTATGTTGGTATCGACATAGCTTTGCGGTGCAGTGTAAGAATAAGGTATAGCAATTAAAGCTCCTAAATGAAGCACCGCATCCACGCCTTTTACAAGGCTATCGCAAAAAAAACTATCTCTTAAATCCCCACTGACAATCTCTAGCGAGTCCTTGCAAGGCAAATGCTCCAAATGCCCCCAAAAATTAAAAGAATTATAAAAGCTCAAAGCCCTGATTTCATAGCCCTTAGCGTGTAAAACCTCGCAAAGATGTGAGCCTATAAAGCCATCCGCACCCGTGATAAGAATTTTTTTCATCGTTTTAGCCTTTCTTGGTATTTGCTTAAATTCCTAGCTTTGAGTGTGTTTTCAAGAGGAATTATGGCAAATTCTAGTGTTTGTAACTCTGCGTGGATAAAGCCAAAAATGCTTTGCATAAAATCCAAATGCTCTTTAATGACAAGGGCATTTTTATTAAACAAATCTTCCTTACTTAAAGGATTTAGCACTAAAATTTTATTTAAATTGACATTAAAATGCACGAAAAACGGCTGAATCGCCTCAAAAATCGCCTCAAAAATCGCCTCAAAAATCGCCTCAAAAATCGCCTCTCTAAACTTATCAATCTTTTGCAAACACTCTTTTTCTTTTAAAAGTGCTTCTTCGAGTTCAAGTGTGTTTAAGCTTAAAAATTGCTCTTCTAAGTCCTTATGGGAATTTTCTAAAAATTCCTTAATCCTCACACACTCTTTCATCACTTTGCTTACTCTCGCATAAGCTTTAAGCCTCAATTCATCTTGCTTTTTTTCGTCAAAAGGCTTAAGTGTAGCCAAATCGCCCTTTTCTTCGGTAAAAAATTCCTCACAGCACTCCATAAAGGGCTTTTCTATCAAACCTTCTATCCTAGCACCGCCTTGCGTGGCGTTGTAAATTTTAATGCTTGTCATATCTTTTACCAAACTTTCCAAAATTTGCTTAAAAAATATCCACATAAAA includes:
- the infA gene encoding translation initiation factor IF-1, which produces MAKDDVIEIDGNVIEALPNANFKVELDNKHIILCHIAGKMRMHYIRIMPGDRVKVELTPYSLDKGRITFRYK
- a CDS encoding substrate-binding domain-containing protein, whose product is MKMLSKMALVAIISLTGVSAMDCTAIYGEGKEQIKLATGSPGELGLLEELAKAFNAKNNSSLCWIKAGSGATLKLLKEKQIDIAMVHAPKAEKEAIKEGWAANRTLIGSNEFYILGPKDDPANIKNAKSAKEAYSKIAQKQALFYTRADNSGTHKKELSIWESANIKPNGKWYVKNQDFMLATLKKADSTKGYFMSDSSTYKLAKNELKNLEILYSNDKVLINTYVAMTTEKPSKLALEFVKFLSSKEGQDIITNYGKEKYKENLYENATYAKQYFE
- the dapF gene encoding diaminopimelate epimerase; the protein is MKFFKYCASGNDFVIFNAGKRANRSELARILCNRYEGVGADGMIVILPHEKYDFEWEFYNKDGSRAAMCGNGSRAAAHFAYYVNGVNPKMSFLSEVGVIEASIKKNGVEVALSEVKDVKEPFEFEGKMWQYCDTGVPHLVHFCKNVEEFDRKTCQILRKKYNANVNFAQIVNEKLLKVRTFERGVEDETLACGTGMAASFYLAYLQKKMKDKVKVVPKSGEELSFRLKDEKIYFKGKVKCCFEANYYFS
- the coaE gene encoding dephospho-CoA kinase (Dephospho-CoA kinase (CoaE) performs the final step in coenzyme A biosynthesis.) — its product is MKNAYFVSASIACGKSSFLKIMNDMGFESLSADIISNEITQKNAKALAQIFSLKLDENGKLDKKALANLVFNDKNAKAKLESFMHPKIRKELLKKMQILEEKGKIFFVEIPLFFESGFYKNLGKSILIYAPKDLSLERLKRRDNLNDDEALKRIEAQMDIEKKREMADFIIENIGSYEEFRQNCVKFIKSLERNKDEVF
- a CDS encoding LegC family aminotransferase; the protein is MFEKEIAFIKNLYKKEQIALHEPCLGVEEKTLLNECIESGFVSSVGKFVSEFEEQIKKFSKAKYAVATNCGTSALHIALLANGVDKKCEVITQALSFVATANAIFYTGAKPIFLDVSLKTLSLSEEAVREFLAKNAFVKNGKCFNKHTKKHIKALVVMHTFGLSAEILELKELCEKYHIILIEDAAEALGSFYKNKALGTFGKCGIYSFNGNKIITGGCGGVILSDDEKIAKKARHLSTTAKIPHPYHYKHDMLGFNYRLCNINAALLVAQMKKLNAFLEDKRNTAKIYKEFFQNSTFCQFIDEGENEKSNFWLCALKFKKASVRKEFIKTCLENQIFVRPVWKSLASLKMYKDCQKDSLKNTKILEKTLLNIPSSVRGS
- the purM gene encoding phosphoribosylformylglycinamidine cyclo-ligase produces the protein MISYEDAGVSIDNGNAFVEAIKPLVNETFNKNVIGGIGSFAGAFRLPSGYEKPVILGATDGVGTKLRLAIDAKRYDTIGQDLVAMCVNDLICNFATPLFFLDYYATAKLEVEVAKAVVEGIAKGCKMANCALIGGETAEMPGMYAKDDFDLAGFAVGIAEEYELERASYVKNGDLLLALPSSGLHSNGYSLARKVLFESLKMEFNDKIDGKNLIDILLEPTRIYVKDFLNLKPYINALAHITGGGLVENLPRVLPRGMGAVIRKHHLKTPEIFYRIGEKVEESEMYRSFNMGVGLVLVVSPQNASKVLESSDAFIIGEIVINEGVVLE
- a CDS encoding F0F1 ATP synthase subunit A — its product is MKDLFLFSSLIDPSHTFSYFFHLALVALIAIIIAKISTRSMQLVPRGMQNLSEAFLEGVLSMGNDTMGNEKSARKYLPLVATLGIVVFFSNIIGIIPGFHAPSASLNLTLSLALIVFVYYHFEGIRTQGVVKYFAHFMGPVKILAPLMFPIEIVSHISRVISLSFRLFGNIKGDDLFLAVILALVPYIAPLPAYVLLSFMAFLQAFIFMILTYVYLAGATIVDEGH